The genomic stretch TGCCTCCTTCACACGCTTCTCGTTATCCACCACCATGAATTTCTCCTTGAACGACTTCATTCCCCCTCCCATCCCCgctcaattaatcaattaaattaattaggataattacataaatatataGCGGAAGTTGATTGAACTGAATGTGGATAGTACCTGGACGGAAAACGACCTCGAGAATGGTTCCGGCGCCGCCGTCCCCTTGGACGACGTCGACCTGGCTGATAAAGTCGGAGTTGGCTTCCTCCGCCACTTTGGGGAGCTGTAGAGTGCCGTAGAGCTTCCACGCTTCAGTTGCCGGTACATCAACCGTCATCTCAGCGGACATTGTTCCGTACATCTTCGATTTCCGGTTGTGGCGGATGTGATGTCTATGCACTACAAAGAGGAGTTGAGATTGAGAgggttattatttataaaataagggCGTGGTTGAATTGGTAAATAGGGGCATTCATAGTGCATTTAACGGCCCGATATAgtgtttgatttgttggttaaattttctatGTGACTCGTTTAATGGGCAAGGGCCCGTTGAATTAAGGCTGAAAATGAC from Salvia splendens isolate huo1 chromosome 15, SspV2, whole genome shotgun sequence encodes the following:
- the LOC121767832 gene encoding norbelladine synthase-like is translated as MYGTMSAEMTVDVPATEAWKLYGTLQLPKVAEEANSDFISQVDVVQGDGGAGTILEVVFRPGMGGGMKSFKEKFMVVDNEKRVKEAEVVEGGFLDLGFTLYRMRFNVIEVEGNQKQCITRSTIEYELKEEAAANVEIASIKPFTGLMLLCAKYLLRNNDN